atcagcaaaaaaaaattagatacttTTATAATGTTTCAGATAATCATAACAATTCATACTCTTATCTTACCACATTTGGTAAAACTTCCAAGATATGTTAAATAATAGGATAATAGCAGGCATCTCtgtctacatttttattttcatgaagtgGTTTTAGTGTTTCACCATTGAGAGCAGTATTTGCTGTTAGGTTGGGTGAAAAGTCTTCATTATatttaagcagttttttttttcttttttacttagcATTTTTACTAAGAATGATATTAAGTTATGCTggttgtatatattaaatatgggatcctttcttctttttctatagtCTCGACTAGTTTAAATGGCATGGAAATTACTCTTATTTAAGGTTAGATACAGCTCAGCTGTGGCACCATTTGaacacagtcttttccaaaagtcGATCTCTAATCACTTTTCTATTCTAGTTTTTTCTAAGATAAGTTGGGCTATACaaactttcctctttcttttgggtcaatttttgtaatttatattttttctgaaatgtatgtatttcctctaaattttcaaattaattgcCAAGGAATTTTAAGTTGCACTTTTTTACACTTTTTCAATTCTCTTTTCTatctgtaattttgttttctttctcatgactaatcttttctatttctattctcttttttcctccttacTTGGGCTTACAAGAAGTTCTTCTGTTTCATTAgcccttttaaatgttttttaaaaatgtatactttttagtgtttttgtttgttttccattacATTCATGTCAGCTTCTATTTTCTGATtacttttggtttgttttcttgttctttttataattttttgaaataagtacaccctttatttttcctcctttttttaatGCTTGCTATCTTTATGGTATTTCAGGGATACAATATCTGATACAGGGTAATTCAGAAGGTTTCTGTTATTACACTGttatttcattcagcatttaAATTTTGTGAACACAgtcattttgtccttttttaaagcCAGCTTTACTGTATTGcgatttacatatattaatttttttcatacattatattttatcagttttaagTGCAATCCCATGAGTTTTGCCAGACGTACTtagtcatgtaaccaccaccacagtccaGATCAGAAGattcccatcaccccaaaagttcTTTCCTACCCTTTGTAAGCCATCCTCACACCGATTTCAGTCTGAAACTTAAATTCCCCTTGTTGGATATCGGCATTACCACTGCTTTTTGTTTATCTGCCTAGTATCCCCTTCCCACATCTTTATTCTGAAAGttgctttatcatttttctttgtgtgtttcttttaaataatatggACCAGAATTTGATTTATAACAGTCTGACAGCCTTTTAATGGCAGGATTCAGTCCACTCAGTTACTGTAATGAGTGATGTGTTCATTATTGCCATCTTACTTGTTTCTAAACGTCTTAACGTTATTGTGAACTCCTCTTTGCCTTTGCTGGATTGACTGAATGGCTGTCCATCCTGTTTCCCACCTTGTTAATTCAGGGTTTATCATTCTATTAAGAGTGACCATCCCTTGCCCTGCTCTTCTCACATGGCTCTTCAAGTGAGTGAAAACAGAACAACTATTTCCATCACACTCCATTATCTTCAACCTCCTCCACACCCCAATAAGACCTGGTCTTTAGATGACTTTCACTCCCCCTCCCCTATCACCCCCCCACTCCTTCCCCCTTAGATCCTGGAAGACTTACCTTCCCCTTATCCCCACCACCTGATTCCAGAGTTTTAGTAAGATAATTTAGTCCTCATCAGAACTTCCCTCACAGTGTGTTTCATCTGTTCCAAGAGTCCTTATTTAGCATTTATATTACACGTTATAGATACACAGAgatttagatataaatataaagatcATGGTTCGTTGCTCCCCactgctttctttcctcttctcttcatcTTCCCCTATCTTGAAGTCTCTGTTCTGATTCATTTGTTGTTTCATTAGTCTGTTTTCAAAAGTATTTCTTAGATGAGATACTGATTTTTGCAAATCTTCAAATGTCTGTCTTTCTTCTTTGGCTGGTTCTGGGTTGCAGGCCTTTTCTTTCATTAACTCACATTCAGTTTTCCTGTCTTTTAACTTCCAGGGTAGCGGATAAGAAGAAACTATCTTTCTGCCTGAAAACGTGTAAGATTTCCCATATCCGTAGAGCTTAGGAATTTTAACCTGTATGTGGCTAAGtgcattgtttttttccttttagttttattgagatataattgacatgcaggactgtatatgtttaaggtgtacagcataatggatttgacttacatacatcatgaaatgattattacAATAAGTTTAGTGACCATCCATCATCTTGTAtggatacaaaattttaaaaattaaaaaaaaattttttcttgtgatgagaactcaggatttagtctagctttcatatataacatatatgaaaCATATAGCTGTGCtaattacatttatcatgttgcacattatatccctagtacttatttatcttatttgtgccttttgactgccttcagaAGTGTGTGTCTCTTTCTGTCAATCCAGTCTGTAACTTAAGTCTTTCTTCAGCTCATGGAAATTTCATCTATTATTTAATTATGACCTTTCCTCTCCTGTTCATTTTTCACCAGGAACTCATACAATTTGCAGTAAATCTCATGGGTCTGTTCCAGTTTCCCATCTTTCACCACATGATTTGCATCTGCATATTTTTGTTACATGTTTTGAGATATTTCACCTATTTGATTTTCTAGACCTATTTTTGAGTTTTAGTAGTGACTGTCCTCTCCTCTGATTTATCTATGGACATTTTTAGTTCTAATATCACATTTTCAGGTTCAGGGAAATCTGTGTTTGAGTTTCACAGATATCTCCCCCAGGCTCTCATTTTTTCAGAGGTTCTATTTCCTCCAGCAGGTCTCTCTGCcctctgatttttctgtattctcCCCGCCTCAAGGGAGTATCCACCATTAGTATTTTGGAGAGTCAGGGAGACTCAGCAAAGCCATTGATTGTTCTTGGGAAGCAGGCTGTTTCTGGGACTTGCTGCCTTCCTGAAGGTCCTTGCCCTTGGCTCTAGGGCTGTTTTCCAAAACTTGTCTGCAGGGAATTCTCTCAGCCAGGAATTCAACTGAGCCCACTTAAAGTTCATCACCTACAGCTGGGCATTGTCAGGGTTGTGGAAGCTTCAGTAGAGTTGCCACATGCCCAGGATCCCCTCGCTCTGAGTAGTCTCAATATTACTGACAGATACAGTGATATTcaacaaaagacttaaaaacagAAGCCATTAATCCTAGGTGCCTCTAGTGTAGCAATGAGGTGGTGGGATAgccttttactttgttttccccTCTCTATTAGGAGTTCTCAACTTTGGCACCCTTAACTTTTCAGGCCAGAAATTCTTTGTTGCGAGTGGCTAatctgtgcattgtaggatgttcagcGGCATCCCTGATGTCTATGCACTGTAGACCAAGAGCACTCCCtctccagctgtgacaaccagaaatgtctccgGATATTGCCAGATGTTCCCAGGGGGCAAGGTCACttctggttgagaaccactgttgtaTACCCTTCagttctattgttttttttaCCATGTGTTCAACTATTCctataattaaacatttaactGAGATCATAGGACAGAGGAGGAAATATAAAGTTGTTTTGAGGAAGCAGAAACATGCAGTAGAGAATATACAGTAAGGGATGGGGAAGTAAGTAAGCAAAGTGGGAAGAAATCTGGGACTaaaagaggcagagacagagtaTCTGTCACAGGACTGGAGGAGGAGTGTGAAGACCCGCATCCTTCTGTCACCAAGGTCCCCAGCAATGCTGAGATCTGAGATCCAATAACAGTCTACACAGGCCCAGTCAGATCATAGCCGCTGTTCTGGGATTCCCATTCCATCCAGCCTTCTAATTACTCCAGGTGTCCTTACAATAAACACTCCTTCACTTAAGCTAGGCTAAATGAGTGTATTCCTTATAAACAAAGGCCCTGCAGGCTTAGTGTCCAATAAAGAGATGTGCCCCTACAGTTTCATGTCAgcttttatattcattttgtagCACCACGCTTTGAGATACTCTagtcaagagaaagaaacaatggGAAGGATGAGTAGGCTGCAAACTAGGTctgtaaaaaccaaaaaacaaaactgtaaaaggAACTTTAGAAAGCTtttcctgggaagaaaaaaaataaaaagccttagCCCATTCATCAGGGCTGGCTCCCAGTTCCTCCAGGGCTGTAATATACAGGACAGAGAAGGCTGTATGATTGTAGCTCAGGAGACAGAACTGGTGACAAAAGTAACAAGGAGGCAGATTTTGGctccaaaaaaaaagttctatcaATAAGAAAGATTGGAAATGAGGGTTTGGTAAGGTAGTGAGCTCCCTATCTCTGGGAGTGTTTAAGAAGCTCATAGGGTGCTTCCTGCAGTGGATATGATAAATTTGGGTCAGATCTTTCAGCCTCCTTCCAGCTATGTAATTCTAGAAATGTAAAAGGCTGGCAAGAGACTAACTCACACAGTAAGCAGAAATATCTTAGCGTCAAATGGCATGATAGCACATTTAAGTCAGTCAGAGGAGGCTGGCTAGTGGAGCAGTTGAGCAATAAGAGCTTAGAGGTTTAGCATCTTCAGCTGGCCCTGTTCAGCTGGTCTTTCCCCACAGAATTAGTCAGAATTCGTGGTTGCAAGAGAGAGGAAATCTAACTTAGTCtgacttaaggaaaaaaagtaaattcattAGCTCACATAACCAAAAAGTTCAGGATCTAGCTCTGAGCATGGCTGGATCCAAGGTTTCAAATGAAGTCATTAAGACTTGATTTCTCCTCATATGCCAGCTTTGTTTCCCTCCTTTGTAAGGAAAGCCACTTTGGAAGTTTAGATTCATCTTGACAGGGTGCAGATCAAGGCCAACATCGGAGGGGCCTTGGCTGAATGGCTTCCAAGGTGGGCTCCCTCCCTACCTGTAATTCCTTAAGAATTTCTATTACTGAACCTTCAACCGTTTCAAAGACTCTTATGCTTTGGGTGTGGGGCTTATTCCTATGCTTCCAGCTCAGATCTCATGAAGAGGGGAAAAGCTGGGGCCCCAGAAGGCCCTAGTGGCTTCCCCTAAGGATTAGCCCCTGGGAACTTGCCAGCGACAGGACCTTCCTTCTGGCTGGAAACAGACACCAGTGAGGGGAGTGGGGCCGCTAAGGAAAGCACCTGGAGCTGTGGAAGGAGAACTACCAGGTATTTGGTGAGATGAATTGACCAACTAGCGCTATATGGCAAGGGAGACCCTTGGAAGGTGTCTGAGGTAGATCTGGCTGCCCCGGCTTATTTCCTAGACGTAGGGATCAATTAGTAAGTTGCCACCGTCCTGGCGTTCAGTCCTGAGAACCTAGGCTACGGCACAAGCCTCGGTGATGGAGGTAAGAaggtaagaaaaattaaagggtTGTAGgggagaaagaaggcagaggaTCCAGGCTTTGGGAACAGtaaggaaaacaaagttaaatcGCACCCAGCCTCAGAGTCCGCTACGTTCTGCGAACTTGGTAAGCGACAGCTCTCAAAGCCCCTGGGCCAGAGGTCCACGAGTTCCCAGGAAAGACTCTGGGGCGGCCCCGCCCTTTCAGGACTACATCTCCCGGCGTGCTGTGGGATGGACAGAATTACGCCTGCGCAGAGGTGGTGATGAGACCGCGTTGCGCCAGGTGGGGGCGCTCGGGCCTTGGTCCTGAGCGAGCGGAGGCAGCGGGTCAGATTATCCCGGTCGAGAGAGGGGTTCTGAAAGCGTTTGAGACCGCGGCTGCGGTTCCCTGTTCATCCTAGGAGGTTTGCAGGACCCCAGCTCCTGCTTCTTCCAGGGTCAGGGTCTCACGCCTCTCAGGCGGCGGACACATTGAGCCGCCTTCAGCACAGCAGCTCTCGGAACGCCACATCCCGCTGCCAGTGGTTCTGCGCATCCGGTGCCCAACCCCCAaagccaccctccctcccacacagccCTTGCTGCCTTCCTTTAATTGCGACTGGGGCATTTTCTGGGGAGGCCCAGGTTGGGGTCCTCAGAGGGCCAGGAAGCCTGGGGCATTtggattattgtgtgtgtgtagaggcgGGTCCCTGTTCTCACTGGGACCACTGGGCTGGTCTGAGGCGCAAGGCTCCCTACTCAGTGGTTTTCTCTGAGATTctaggtgggaaggagggaagttGGAAGTAAAAGCCACAGCTTCCCCTTTCTTCTGCTCAAACCTCAGAAAGGTCTGTCAAGAGGTCTACAGAGGCTGTAGGGGGAAATGGCCCAGACCTCAGGTTGTGGGGGTGGCCCTGAGGAATGTAGGTCAGAGGCTGCGGAGCTTGCAAACCCCGGTGATGGGAGTGAGGTGGCTCTGTGTGTACATCGTGGGGATCTTCTAGCAGCAGCTGGGTCCCGGCCCCCACCTCTAGCTTCCACCCCTGCAGCATGGATGCTGTGGCCCCTCTTGGCCCCTCTTTCCCAGGTAGCTGTCCCCAGACTGCTCTGTGCAAAGAGCAGAGTTCACACCCCCACCATGTGGGGCCCATTGTAGGTGTGCAGCTCTCTATGTAAAATCAAAACActttttcagaagttttatttaaaaatttagggACATGACAGAGGCAGCAGGATGGAGACCGGTATTCTGCCAGGGTCCTCAGATCAGAAGCCAGGCTTGGGTTCCTCAGGTCACTGAGTTCCCAGACCCCTCCAGCCTGTGGGCTCCTGAGGAGGATACCCATCTGTGTCTTcttaccccctcccctcccccacttcctgtgTCTGATGAGACACTGAGGTTTAAGGGTTAGACTATGAGGGAGTCAGAGTGGGGAGGATCTGGTTAACTCTGGAAGAAGGAGCGAGAACCTGGGAGGAATagatataggaaaaaaaagagagaggtggggagggggccactGCATTTGCCTCCTCCATCCTCAAGAAACTGAGGGCCTGCCGTACCTCTGAGATGTCTCCCTCACAGCTCAGATGGGAAGTTCGAGGAACATCACCCCTGAGACTGAGCAATGGCTGCCTGTTTTTAGAGGATGGTTAGGAAAGGTCACACCCCGGAGAGCATAGCAGTAACTTCTACAACAGAGGAGACGGGGCAAATGCATGCCCCACTGTGCCAGGCTCTCCATCTCAGCTGGGTGCGGGCTGGCTGTTGGCGTAGGCCTGGTCTGGAAAGGAAGCCCGGGCTCTGCGGGTCTGGGCACACACTGAGGCGTAGAGCTCCGGCTCGGGGCCCGACGCCTGGGGCTTTGGCTCAGAATCCAGCACCACCTCCGAGTACTTGATGGGGCTTCCAGGGCTGGGGATCCGACCCTGAGGAGGCCGCAGCTGCAGGCTAGTGTAGCACATCACCTCCTCTGCAGCCTGGAGATGCAAGACTGTTAGAAGTTCACTGGACCCTAGAAAAATcccccacttccttccctcccctcttcttcagCTACAACTGACTTACCCTGGCGGGGCCTCCAGGTGTTGGATCCTGTTGGTCTGGCCCTGGTTCTTGAGACAGCCGTCCTGGGACAGGGAACAGGAATCTGGTCACTTCTCATTCCTCCCCCTGCACCCCCTCATCCCACACACCCAGGACCTGACCACTGTTCCCCTCCCGTCTGCCAGCTTCCTACCTGTCTGCAGATAATGTAGGTTCCCATACAGAGGGACGTCTTCCACAGACTCTCCAGAGCTGCAACACAGAGTTTAGGGGATTAGTGGGGACTTCTTGGTAAGAGGGAACTCTTGATCAACCCATCTCTGTTACCCCCCACTCACCGTCCGTTTCCCAGATGGCTCTTGCTCCGGCCACTAGTCCACTGGGACAAGTGCACAGCCAATGAGATGAGAAGCAGCAGTGTCACAGCTCCTAAGAGGGCCCACAGTACCGAGCCCTCGGTCAAAGAGGGGATTCCTGTGGATGTGAGAGGTTGTGGGGGTTTTACTGCCCAGCCTACCCCTCCAGGTCCCAGCAGGTGGGACATGGGGCCACAtgacccctcctcctgcccctgccccgcccAGCTCACCAGGTGCTAGCCGATCCGTATCCGTGCAATTGTCACTTCTGCTCTGGACTGCTAATGTGGAAGCCAGAACTGCAAGCATCCTGCCCTGAGTGGAGGGGCTAGCCTGGTTTATGGCCTGACAGCTGCTGCAGTCCCCCTtactcccacccctccctggaCTTGGCCCCCACAGCTCAGCATCTCCAATACTGGTGGTGGCAAAGTCACCGGTTTccggggaggaagggggaggggaaggatgaGTGAAAGAACAAAGACACCGCCCTGTGCCTGCACCTGCACCACCCCACAGCTCCCAGGCTTCCGCCCCCACCCTAGTCCCCAGGCCTTGCACCCTCTTCAGGCATAGAAGATAGATGCAGGCTTCAGTTTACTGAATCACTGGGCAGGTGAGCTCATGAAGACCTTGACGGGGGCAGAAGTGGCTTGAGGCAGTACCAATAAGACAAGGAAGCCAGGCCTTATGACAGAGATTCCTTTCTGCCCCAGCGTGTCTGCTTTTTTCTCCAACTCGGAATCCCATGACAGAGAATGTATTTCTCAATGAACATGCTCTGAAGTGCAGTGGGATGGGGAGGCCCCCCTGATACCTACAATCTCACCACACCCAAAGTCTGACCCAAGGGACGTGTATTAAGATGATCTTTGTCATTGTTACTATTACTGGTATAATTGTTTGGGGGATACAGGAAGCTTGATTTCCTCCTCCTGACCCACTTCGTCCAACTGTCCCTAAGAACCCTTAATCTCAAAAGTTAGTTGAATTAAAGAAAACTGCCCCAGTCCTATCCTGGGCAATAGCCCTGTCTTTGCACTTGTTCACTTCATGGAGCGGTGGGGTACCTGCCCTGCCCCGAGACAGCCCAATGATGTGGGAAGTTATTGATGTGGGAAGAGGGATTTTCAGTTCCTAATATAAACCTTAGATCAGAGGTCAGAAATATGTTTTGTCTGGCCcatacaatgtttttaaaaatttttaaattatttaagtaaTGTGCTAGGGATGGGGATGGCGGAGGTCCTACCCCTCCCCGCAGGCAATAAGACGGTATTGTCTATAGagaattgaaaaacaaaattgactGAAATTCAGTATCTTTTTATCACCATGTTCCAGCAATTCTAAAAAATATCAATGATAAAATAttcctttctggaaaatattttgtagatCTATGTTCCAAATTGCTGCGGTTactgatgagttttttttttttttaatggtatctctttgggtttgttttttttaaacttttttttattgggttatggtcattttacaatgttgtgtcaaattccagtgtagagcacaatttttcagtaatacatgaacatatatattcattgtcacaattttttttccctgtgaactGATGAGTTTTTAATACCATATAAGCTTCAAATTAGCATGTTTGTATTACTTATCTTTTAAACATAATCTACATGGAACCAAGTTATACAACTGGCTTCTGACACAAGCAGGTTCATCTACATGTGTTTACATCTAGAATTAGTTCTTAACAATTTGGAATTGTTCTTTGGTTTGGGCACAATTTCAGTCTCTAACCCCTATGATATTACATATTCTTGCAGTTAACAAGTAggtttaaaataaacaatgatagCACAGTGATTGAAAAGCCAAATAAATTGAGCTTGAGTTACTTCAATTCTGTCATTCTAGGTAAccacttactttttatttatactgaaaatttctggaatttattgtgaaaaggaatttttatgAATCTTTGCCAAACATCCTTATGTTTAAGACTTTTCCTATTTGTATGTCTGTTGCTTCAtgtgaaggaaatttttttgaaatgaagataaaaataaggtAGTCTTTAATCAACTATGTATGGAAATTGACAAATCTAGCTATATTCTCTATTGGATATAAATATGCAAAGATTACTTTTGACAAATTTGCAGAAGTtaactctaaaaaaagaaattagtgtTATTCATCAGACAGGTTAATATGTAGGTATCAGGTTTTTGCCCCTTTCtcaaaaaatacaataatgtaACTAAGAAATACTAACCCATGACCCTTTcttgttttatatctttaatttttaacaactctttaattttttttttattgaagcatagttgatttacagtgttctgttagtttttggtgtatgGCTTagtggttcagtcatacatatattttaactaCTTTTTTATATTGTCATGATTATATCTACAGAGTTCAATTAAAAAGAGTAATTCAC
The nucleotide sequence above comes from Camelus dromedarius isolate mCamDro1 chromosome 10, mCamDro1.pat, whole genome shotgun sequence. Encoded proteins:
- the SIT1 gene encoding signaling threshold-regulating transmembrane adapter 1; protein product: MLAVLASTLAVQSRSDNCTDTDRLAPGIPSLTEGSVLWALLGAVTLLLLISLAVHLSQWTSGRSKSHLGNGRSGESVEDVPLYGNLHYLQTGRLSQEPGPDQQDPTPGGPARAAEEVMCYTSLQLRPPQGRIPSPGSPIKYSEVVLDSEPKPQASGPEPELYASVCAQTRRARASFPDQAYANSQPAPS